In a single window of the Bacillus mycoides genome:
- the phnX gene encoding phosphonoacetaldehyde hydrolase, producing the protein MKIEAVIFDWAGTTVDYGCFAPLEVFMKIFHKRGVEITAEEARKPMGLLKIDHVRVLTEMPRISNEWKHVFGQLPTEEDIHEMYEEFEEILFAILPYYATPIDGVKEVVSSLRERGIKIGSTTGYTREMMDIVAKEAEIQGYKPDFLVTPNDVPAGRPYPWMCYKNAMELCVYPMNHMIKVGDTVSDMKEGRNAGMWTVGVILGSSELGLTEEEVENMDPLDLREKIEVVRNRFVENGAHFTIETMQELENVIEHIEKQELIIS; encoded by the coding sequence ATGAAAATTGAAGCAGTTATTTTTGATTGGGCAGGTACGACAGTTGATTACGGATGTTTTGCACCATTAGAAGTATTCATGAAGATTTTTCATAAACGCGGTGTTGAAATTACAGCAGAAGAAGCTCGCAAACCAATGGGGTTATTGAAGATTGATCATGTTAGGGTATTAACGGAAATGCCCCGTATTTCGAATGAGTGGAAGCATGTCTTCGGACAATTACCAACAGAAGAAGATATTCATGAGATGTATGAAGAGTTTGAAGAAATTCTCTTTGCTATTTTACCGTACTATGCCACGCCAATTGATGGGGTAAAAGAAGTGGTTTCTTCACTACGTGAAAGAGGTATTAAAATTGGATCAACAACTGGTTATACGAGAGAAATGATGGACATTGTTGCAAAAGAAGCAGAAATACAAGGGTATAAACCTGATTTTCTTGTGACGCCAAATGATGTTCCAGCAGGTCGTCCATATCCGTGGATGTGTTATAAAAATGCGATGGAACTCTGTGTATACCCAATGAATCATATGATAAAAGTTGGAGACACCGTGTCAGATATGAAAGAGGGCAGAAATGCTGGAATGTGGACAGTTGGTGTAATCCTCGGTAGTAGTGAGCTCGGTTTAACGGAAGAGGAAGTTGAGAATATGGATCCGTTAGATCTTCGTGAAAAAATAGAAGTAGTTCGTAATCGTTTCGTTGAAAATGGGGCTCATTTTACAATTGAAACGATGCAGGAGCTCGAAAACGTAATTGAACATATCGAGAAACAAGAACTTATTATTTCATAA
- a CDS encoding putative 2-aminoethylphosphonate ABC transporter permease subunit: MEMLENFKAESTKKKIKRRIGKEEWIQRLLIIGMLLSFFIMLVLPLLQLFTQAFYDKDGAFVGVANFSKYFTTPTLVQSLQNTIWISGATTIISVTLAFAYAYAIARTNVFGKRVFQYIALLPLFAPTMMHGIALTYLFGNQGLITKGMFGLFEGIQIPLYGPVGIVMAEVMYTFPQAFLILLIALQGSDYRLYEASNMLGASKVKQFFTVTLPSVKYGLISAMFVVFTLSFTDFGAPKIVGGQYNVLATDVYKQVIGQQNMSMGATVGMILLIPAIFAFAVDRITQRKQANLLSSKAVPYRIINNKKRDVISFVYCSIVTFMIILLFVAVGIAASVKVWPYNMSFTLEHFNFSSLTGDGIEAFKNSVIVSAITAVIGAILTFVFAYAIEKIEQLQFFRKVGYFFSIVPLAIPGLVLGLGYVFFFSQPTIQILGLSVTNPFHSLYGTIAVLVLVNIIHFYSVTFVTATTALKKLDREFELVSQSMSVPFYKTFFRVTVPMCLPAILEMVMYYFVNSMVTVSAVVFLYAADFKLAAVSIVNMDDAGNVAPAAAMSVLIVVTNIVVRVVYEWGTKALRNRTSQWQKR, translated from the coding sequence ATGGAGATGTTAGAAAACTTTAAGGCAGAAAGTACAAAAAAAAAGATTAAGAGACGTATCGGTAAAGAAGAGTGGATACAAAGACTATTAATTATTGGTATGCTTCTTTCATTTTTTATCATGCTTGTATTGCCTTTATTACAACTGTTTACACAAGCCTTTTATGATAAAGATGGAGCTTTTGTTGGTGTTGCGAATTTCAGTAAATATTTCACAACACCAACGCTAGTTCAATCACTACAAAATACGATATGGATTTCGGGCGCTACAACAATTATTTCGGTTACACTTGCTTTCGCTTACGCATATGCGATCGCTCGTACAAATGTTTTTGGAAAGCGCGTATTTCAATACATAGCATTATTACCATTATTCGCACCAACGATGATGCACGGTATTGCGCTTACATATTTATTTGGTAATCAAGGGTTAATAACAAAAGGAATGTTTGGTTTATTTGAAGGAATACAAATACCGTTATACGGACCAGTAGGAATTGTAATGGCTGAAGTTATGTATACATTTCCGCAAGCATTCCTTATTTTATTAATTGCTCTCCAAGGTTCTGATTATCGTTTATATGAAGCTTCTAATATGTTGGGTGCAAGTAAAGTGAAACAGTTTTTTACGGTTACTTTACCTAGTGTGAAATACGGATTAATTAGTGCGATGTTCGTTGTATTTACACTTAGTTTCACTGATTTTGGGGCACCTAAAATTGTTGGAGGACAATATAACGTACTTGCTACTGACGTATATAAGCAAGTAATTGGACAGCAAAATATGTCCATGGGCGCAACTGTCGGAATGATTTTATTGATCCCAGCTATTTTCGCATTTGCAGTTGATCGTATTACGCAAAGAAAACAGGCGAATCTCTTATCTTCAAAAGCAGTACCTTACAGAATAATAAATAATAAGAAAAGAGATGTTATTTCATTCGTATATTGTAGCATAGTCACGTTTATGATCATTCTTTTATTTGTGGCAGTTGGTATTGCTGCAAGTGTGAAAGTATGGCCATATAATATGAGTTTTACACTTGAGCATTTTAATTTTTCAAGTTTGACAGGAGACGGAATTGAAGCATTTAAAAATAGTGTAATTGTCTCAGCTATTACGGCAGTTATCGGGGCGATTTTAACATTTGTGTTCGCTTATGCGATTGAAAAAATAGAACAGCTACAGTTTTTCAGAAAAGTAGGCTACTTTTTCTCTATTGTACCGTTAGCGATTCCTGGATTAGTACTTGGATTAGGATATGTCTTTTTCTTTAGTCAACCAACAATTCAAATTCTAGGACTTTCAGTAACAAATCCGTTTCATTCCTTATATGGCACAATTGCTGTTTTAGTATTAGTAAATATCATTCATTTTTACTCTGTAACGTTTGTTACCGCAACGACTGCTTTAAAGAAACTAGACCGAGAGTTTGAACTTGTTTCACAGTCGATGAGCGTACCGTTTTATAAAACTTTCTTTCGAGTAACAGTACCGATGTGTTTACCAGCTATTTTAGAAATGGTTATGTACTATTTCGTAAATTCAATGGTGACTGTATCGGCAGTAGTGTTCTTATATGCGGCTGATTTTAAACTAGCTGCTGTATCAATTGTAAATATGGACGATGCAGGAAATGTAGCACCAGCAGCTGCAATGAGTGTACTTATTGTTGTTACAAATATTGTAGTGAGGGTTGTATATGAATGGGGAACGAAAGCACTTCGTAACCGAACGTCACAATGGCAAAAAAGATAA
- a CDS encoding putative 2-aminoethylphosphonate ABC transporter ATP-binding protein — translation MSEYLSIQHIQKQFDAFTALKDISFTVKKNEFVCLLGPSGCGKTTLLRILAGLEEATTGSIAVNGKDITALPPGKRNFGMVFQSYALFPNLTALENIEYGLKTKKYGKAEVKEKALSALELVDLLNVKDKYPAQMSGGQQQRVALARALALSPDILLLDEPLSALDAKVREKLRREMRDLQEKVGVTTIMVTHDQEEALTMADKIVVMNHAEIMQIGTPEEIYQRPANPFVADFIGSINFFSKNNEEHAIRPEHVTVVQNNGIKTVVESMEFRGSVYRTEVRVIEEKTHLYNEKIVVDILASEVEETAIRKGKPIQISFSENHMLSYGKKVIV, via the coding sequence ATGAGCGAATATTTATCAATTCAACACATCCAAAAACAGTTTGATGCATTTACAGCGTTAAAGGATATTTCTTTTACTGTGAAAAAAAATGAGTTTGTTTGTTTATTAGGCCCAAGTGGTTGTGGGAAAACGACATTGCTCCGAATTTTAGCGGGGCTAGAAGAGGCAACAACAGGTAGTATTGCTGTGAATGGAAAAGATATTACAGCATTACCACCTGGAAAGAGGAACTTCGGAATGGTTTTTCAATCGTATGCATTATTTCCGAATTTAACTGCACTTGAAAACATTGAATACGGCTTAAAAACAAAAAAATATGGAAAAGCAGAAGTAAAAGAAAAAGCGCTATCGGCGTTAGAACTTGTGGATTTGCTGAATGTAAAAGATAAATATCCTGCTCAAATGTCTGGTGGACAACAGCAGCGAGTAGCACTTGCACGTGCGCTCGCTCTGTCTCCCGATATTTTGTTACTTGATGAGCCGTTATCTGCTTTAGATGCAAAAGTGCGTGAAAAGTTGCGTAGAGAAATGCGTGATTTGCAAGAAAAAGTGGGAGTAACAACTATTATGGTAACGCATGATCAAGAAGAGGCATTAACGATGGCTGATAAAATTGTTGTAATGAATCATGCGGAAATTATGCAGATTGGAACACCAGAGGAGATTTATCAAAGACCAGCCAATCCGTTTGTGGCAGATTTTATTGGTTCTATTAATTTCTTTTCGAAAAATAACGAAGAACATGCGATTCGTCCTGAACATGTAACAGTTGTACAAAATAATGGTATTAAAACAGTTGTAGAAAGCATGGAATTTCGCGGTTCTGTATACCGGACGGAAGTGCGGGTCATAGAAGAGAAAACACACCTTTATAATGAGAAAATTGTAGTGGATATATTGGCATCAGAAGTAGAGGAAACTGCTATTAGAAAAGGAAAGCCAATTCAAATCTCTTTCTCAGAAAATCATATGTTGTCATATGGAAAGAAGGTCATTGTATAG
- a CDS encoding putative 2-aminoethylphosphonate ABC transporter substrate-binding protein: MKKTIFKAVATGMVFSLLMGCGAKKEESAGAKVKDDKLSGSLTVYTAIEEELVPIYLDSFKQKYPDVKLNIVRDSTGVITAKLLAEGKNTQADVVWGTAASSLLALEKKDMLKGYSPKGADRVLSQFKDDKKPEKWVGNTAFMTGIAVNKEELKKKNLPMPESYEDLTKPEYKGTLVMPHPASSGTGFLTVSAWLQIMGEDKGWDYMKKLHDNMATYTHSGSKPAKLAGAGEYPVGVSMVYSALKEKQKGAPVEVVLPKEGLGWEVEANALIKKDNAKNDKLAQAFLDWAITDDVMKLYFEKNGFATIKNDYKLPDGFPKDVTEKLYKKNDFKWAAENRDKILEKWEKEFGQKAEPKK; encoded by the coding sequence GTGAAAAAAACAATCTTTAAAGCTGTAGCAACTGGAATGGTATTTTCGTTATTAATGGGGTGTGGTGCAAAGAAAGAAGAAAGTGCTGGAGCAAAAGTAAAAGATGATAAATTATCTGGATCATTAACTGTTTACACAGCGATTGAAGAAGAGCTTGTACCGATTTATCTTGATTCTTTTAAACAGAAGTACCCAGACGTGAAGTTGAACATTGTTCGTGATTCAACAGGAGTTATTACAGCGAAATTGCTAGCTGAAGGAAAAAATACACAAGCAGATGTTGTATGGGGAACTGCAGCGTCTAGTCTATTAGCTTTAGAGAAAAAAGATATGTTAAAAGGATACTCTCCAAAAGGAGCAGATCGTGTCCTTTCGCAATTTAAAGACGATAAGAAACCAGAAAAATGGGTAGGAAATACTGCATTTATGACGGGGATTGCTGTAAATAAAGAAGAATTGAAGAAGAAAAATTTACCGATGCCAGAATCATATGAAGATTTAACGAAACCAGAATATAAAGGAACGCTAGTTATGCCGCATCCGGCTTCTTCTGGAACAGGATTTTTAACAGTTTCTGCATGGCTACAAATTATGGGAGAAGATAAGGGCTGGGATTACATGAAGAAACTTCATGATAATATGGCAACTTATACTCATTCAGGTTCAAAACCAGCGAAATTAGCAGGTGCAGGTGAATATCCAGTTGGTGTATCAATGGTTTATAGTGCTTTGAAAGAGAAACAAAAAGGTGCACCAGTTGAAGTTGTACTGCCGAAAGAAGGATTAGGCTGGGAAGTAGAAGCGAACGCACTTATTAAAAAAGATAATGCTAAAAATGATAAATTAGCGCAAGCATTTTTAGATTGGGCAATTACAGATGATGTAATGAAGTTATACTTCGAGAAAAATGGATTTGCGACAATTAAAAATGATTATAAACTTCCAGATGGATTCCCTAAAGATGTGACAGAAAAGTTATATAAAAAGAATGACTTTAAATGGGCAGCAGAAAATCGTGACAAAATTTTAGAAAAATGGGAAAAAGAGTTTGGCCAAAAAGCAGAACCGAAAAAGTAA
- a CDS encoding DUF3905 domain-containing protein, whose translation MEILHTNKPLQKGAITLKEKETIQSPILDETLPHQMNFPSFKGTGKKMQQPFINQYDVVIGDSKYDSTNSPLNNWSDEVDPAIMAGEEWIHPTNDIGWIAEENQELLKNEVDNKSDAFMHPQFGIND comes from the coding sequence ATGGAAATACTACATACGAACAAGCCATTACAAAAAGGAGCGATTACTTTGAAAGAAAAAGAAACGATACAATCGCCAATTTTAGACGAGACGCTCCCTCATCAAATGAACTTTCCTTCTTTTAAAGGCACAGGCAAAAAGATGCAACAACCTTTTATAAATCAATATGATGTTGTAATTGGAGACAGTAAATACGATTCCACTAACAGTCCTCTTAATAATTGGAGTGATGAGGTAGATCCTGCCATTATGGCTGGGGAAGAATGGATCCATCCTACAAATGATATCGGATGGATTGCAGAAGAAAATCAAGAATTACTTAAAAACGAAGTTGATAATAAAAGTGATGCTTTTATGCATCCCCAATTCGGAATTAACGACTAA
- a CDS encoding TrkH family potassium uptake protein, with product MRDIKKFLQKLRPVQLIVVFYLLAVVVSVILLSLPFVTKPEVKWTFIDALFTSVSAVSVTGLSVVTISDTFTTAGIIVLALILQLGGLGIMALGTFVWIITGKKIGLQRRRLIMADHNQGNLSGLVELMRSILIVIISIELIGAILLGTRFLLYFPTWQEAYFHGFFAAVSATTNGGFDLTGQSLIPYKKDYIVQMIHMLLIILGAIGFPVLMEVKQFLSKRRQQLFRFSLFTKLTTTTFFVLVIVGTIMIFLLERNHFLVGKSWHETVFYTLFQSVTTRSGGLATMDIRELSQPTLLFMSILMFIGASPSSVGGGIRTTTFAVSILSLYTFARGGRTVRVFKRQLHEEDVLKASVVMTMGILLCASALFILSITENVPLMSLIVEVCSAFGTTGLSTGVTPDLTTVGKLVLIVLMFIGRVGILTFILASGGREQPPRYKYPKERIIIG from the coding sequence ATGAGAGATATAAAAAAGTTTTTACAAAAGTTACGTCCCGTACAACTTATCGTTGTATTTTATTTACTAGCAGTAGTCGTATCGGTAATTTTGCTTAGTTTACCATTTGTTACGAAGCCTGAAGTGAAATGGACATTTATCGATGCACTATTTACATCTGTTAGTGCGGTAAGTGTTACAGGACTGTCTGTTGTTACGATTTCAGATACGTTTACAACGGCAGGAATTATTGTTTTAGCCCTTATTTTACAATTAGGCGGATTAGGAATTATGGCGCTTGGTACATTCGTCTGGATTATAACGGGGAAAAAGATTGGTTTGCAAAGAAGAAGATTAATTATGGCAGACCATAACCAAGGGAATTTATCGGGCCTTGTAGAATTGATGCGTTCTATTTTAATTGTAATTATTTCGATAGAACTCATTGGAGCAATACTGTTAGGTACAAGGTTCTTACTATATTTCCCGACTTGGCAAGAAGCTTATTTTCACGGTTTCTTTGCCGCTGTGAGCGCAACAACGAACGGAGGATTTGATTTAACAGGACAATCACTTATTCCGTACAAAAAAGATTATATTGTTCAAATGATTCATATGTTGCTTATTATTTTAGGAGCTATCGGTTTCCCAGTGTTAATGGAAGTAAAACAATTCCTTAGTAAAAGGCGACAACAACTATTTCGCTTTTCGTTATTTACAAAATTGACGACAACGACATTTTTTGTACTCGTTATTGTTGGAACAATTATGATTTTTCTATTAGAACGAAATCATTTTTTAGTAGGAAAGTCATGGCATGAAACTGTATTTTATACATTATTCCAATCTGTGACGACGCGAAGTGGAGGACTCGCTACAATGGACATACGTGAATTATCACAACCAACGCTTTTATTTATGAGTATATTAATGTTCATTGGGGCATCTCCAAGTTCAGTTGGGGGCGGAATACGTACAACAACATTTGCAGTTAGTATATTATCGTTATATACATTTGCAAGAGGCGGGAGAACAGTCCGAGTTTTCAAACGTCAGCTACATGAAGAGGACGTGTTGAAAGCATCTGTCGTTATGACGATGGGGATTTTATTATGTGCCTCAGCGCTATTCATTTTATCTATTACGGAAAATGTACCGCTTATGAGCTTAATCGTTGAAGTTTGTTCTGCTTTCGGAACGACGGGACTATCAACAGGTGTTACTCCTGATTTAACAACTGTTGGTAAACTTGTACTCATTGTACTTATGTTTATCGGACGCGTCGGTATTTTAACATTTATATTAGCTAGTGGCGGAAGAGAGCAACCGCCTCGCTATAAATATCCGAAAGAGAGAATTATTATTGGATAG
- a CDS encoding NAD(P)/FAD-dependent oxidoreductase, which produces MKLMTGKLFWSAGVSVPCYPTLENDMICDVLVIGSGEAGAHIAYSLAKIGMRVMLIEKRAIACGSTAANTGLLQFVHDKSLTSLIHTFGEEKGVRAYRLCYEALQTMEKVVPTLDIDPHFIPRNSLYYASRDEDVSFLQEEYNTLRHYGFPVEYFTESDIKKRYSFAKQAALYTSGDAEVNPYLLAHSLLHKAKQMGATIYKHTEALHIKQIQNDLICYTKTGNKIVAKNIIMATGYEAIFGKKEKNTTVETSYAVVTNKIDYFEGWHEQSLIWETARPYLYSRTYQNRIVIGGLDEALKIQKIGDTKLLHKRDLLINIVKEMFPQYKNIRAEYYWAAAFGGSHDGLPILKEDKKIHNLYYALPYGGNGTVYGMVFAKLFQQLFTNEESDDFSLFNR; this is translated from the coding sequence ATGAAGCTTATGACTGGTAAGTTGTTTTGGAGTGCTGGAGTTTCTGTACCTTGTTATCCAACGTTAGAAAATGATATGATATGTGATGTACTAGTAATTGGAAGTGGAGAAGCAGGTGCTCATATAGCGTATTCGTTAGCTAAAATTGGAATGCGTGTTATGCTCATTGAAAAAAGAGCAATTGCATGTGGTAGCACAGCTGCAAATACAGGATTATTACAATTTGTTCATGATAAATCGTTAACCTCTCTTATTCATACATTTGGTGAAGAGAAAGGGGTACGAGCATATAGACTTTGTTATGAAGCGCTGCAAACAATGGAGAAGGTTGTGCCAACTCTCGATATTGATCCCCATTTTATTCCGCGAAATAGTTTGTATTATGCAAGTAGAGATGAGGATGTTTCATTTTTACAAGAAGAATATAATACGTTACGCCATTATGGATTTCCGGTTGAATATTTTACAGAGTCTGATATTAAGAAACGTTATTCATTTGCAAAACAAGCAGCGTTATATACAAGCGGTGATGCAGAAGTGAATCCGTATTTATTAGCGCATAGTCTTTTGCATAAAGCGAAACAAATGGGCGCTACTATATACAAACATACAGAGGCATTACATATTAAACAAATCCAAAATGATTTAATTTGTTACACGAAAACAGGAAATAAAATTGTAGCAAAGAATATTATTATGGCGACAGGTTATGAAGCAATTTTTGGAAAGAAAGAAAAAAATACAACAGTAGAAACGTCTTATGCCGTTGTGACAAATAAGATAGATTATTTTGAAGGCTGGCATGAGCAATCGTTAATTTGGGAAACAGCACGTCCGTATTTGTATAGTCGAACGTATCAAAATCGCATTGTTATAGGCGGATTAGATGAGGCGCTGAAAATTCAAAAAATCGGCGATACGAAATTATTGCATAAGCGTGATCTTCTTATTAACATTGTAAAAGAAATGTTCCCGCAGTATAAAAATATACGGGCAGAGTACTATTGGGCAGCAGCATTTGGTGGCAGTCATGACGGTCTTCCTATTTTAAAAGAAGATAAAAAAATACATAATTTATATTACGCACTGCCGTATGGGGGAAATGGAACTGTATACGGAATGGTATTTGCGAAACTATTTCAGCAGTTATTTACAAATGAAGAAAGTGATGATTTTTCTTTATTTAATCGATAG
- the phaC gene encoding class III poly(R)-hydroxyalkanoic acid synthase subunit PhaC has translation MTTFVTEWEKQLELYPEEYRKAYRRVKRASEVLLREPEPQVGLTPKEVIWTKNKTKLYRYIPKQEKTQRVPILLIYALINKPYIMDLTPGNSLVEYLVDRGFDVYMLDWGTFGLEDSHLKFDDFVFDYIAKAVKKVMRTAKSDEISLLGYCMGGTLTSIYAALHPDMPIRNLIFMTSPFDFSETGLYGPLLDEKYFNLDKAVDTFGNIPPEMIDFGNKMLKPITNFVGPYVALVDRSENERFVESWKLVQKWVGDGIPFPGESYRQWIRDFYQNNKLVKGELVIRGQKVDLANIKANVLNISAKRDHIALPCQVEALLDHISSTDKEYVCLPTGHMSIVYGGTAVKQTYPTVGNWLEERSN, from the coding sequence ATGACTACATTCGTAACGGAATGGGAAAAGCAATTGGAGTTGTACCCAGAAGAATATCGTAAAGCATATCGCCGTGTGAAAAGAGCGAGCGAAGTTTTATTACGCGAACCAGAACCACAAGTTGGTTTAACACCGAAAGAGGTTATTTGGACGAAGAATAAAACGAAGCTGTATCGTTACATTCCAAAACAAGAAAAAACACAGAGAGTTCCAATCTTATTAATATACGCTCTTATTAATAAACCGTATATTATGGATTTAACTCCAGGAAATAGTTTAGTGGAATATTTAGTAGATCGTGGTTTTGATGTGTATATGCTTGATTGGGGCACATTCGGTTTAGAAGATAGTCATTTGAAGTTTGATGATTTCGTGTTCGATTATATTGCAAAAGCAGTGAAAAAAGTAATGAGAACTGCAAAATCGGACGAGATTTCTTTACTTGGTTATTGCATGGGTGGAACGTTAACATCTATTTATGCAGCGCTTCATCCGGACATGCCAATTCGTAACTTGATTTTTATGACAAGTCCTTTTGATTTCTCTGAAACAGGATTATACGGTCCTTTATTAGATGAGAAATATTTCAATTTAGATAAAGCGGTTGATACATTCGGAAATATTCCGCCAGAAATGATTGATTTCGGAAATAAGATGTTAAAACCAATTACAAACTTTGTCGGTCCATATGTTGCTTTAGTCGATCGTTCAGAAAATGAGCGCTTCGTCGAAAGTTGGAAATTAGTTCAAAAGTGGGTAGGCGATGGTATTCCGTTCCCAGGTGAATCGTATAGACAATGGATTCGTGATTTTTATCAAAATAATAAATTAGTGAAGGGTGAACTCGTTATTCGCGGACAAAAGGTAGACCTTGCAAATATTAAGGCGAATGTCTTAAATATTTCTGCGAAGCGTGATCATATCGCTCTGCCATGTCAAGTAGAAGCTTTACTTGATCATATTTCTAGCACAGATAAAGAGTATGTATGTTTACCGACAGGACATATGTCTATTGTGTATGGTGGAACGGCTGTAAAGCAAACATATCCGACGGTTGGAAATTGGCTTGAAGAGCGTTCTAATTAA
- a CDS encoding acetoacetyl-CoA reductase: MVQLNGKVAIVTGGAKGIGKAITVALAEEGAKVVINYNSSKEAAENLVNELGKEGHDVYAVQADVSKVEDANRLVEEAVNHFGKVDILVNNAGITRDRTFKKLNREDWERVIDVNLSSVFNTTSAVLPYISEAEEGRIISISSIIGQAGGFGQTNYSAAKAGMLGFTKSLALELARTNVTVNAICPGFIDTEMVAEVPEEVRQKIVAKIPKKRFGQADEIAKGVVYLCRDGAYITGQQLNINGGLYM, from the coding sequence ATGGTTCAATTAAATGGCAAAGTAGCAATCGTAACAGGTGGGGCAAAAGGAATTGGAAAAGCAATTACAGTAGCATTAGCAGAAGAGGGAGCAAAAGTAGTTATTAACTATAACAGCAGTAAAGAAGCAGCTGAAAACTTAGTAAATGAATTAGGAAAAGAAGGACATGACGTTTATGCAGTTCAAGCGGATGTTTCTAAAGTAGAAGATGCAAACAGACTTGTAGAAGAAGCTGTGAATCATTTTGGTAAAGTTGATATTCTTGTTAATAATGCTGGTATTACAAGAGATCGTACATTCAAGAAGTTAAATCGTGAAGATTGGGAGCGCGTAATTGACGTGAACTTAAGCAGTGTATTTAATACGACAAGTGCGGTACTTCCATACATATCGGAAGCAGAAGAAGGAAGAATCATTAGTATTTCTTCTATTATTGGCCAAGCTGGTGGATTTGGACAAACAAACTACTCAGCAGCAAAAGCAGGTATGCTAGGATTTACAAAATCATTAGCGTTAGAACTTGCAAGAACAAATGTAACTGTAAACGCAATTTGCCCAGGATTTATTGATACTGAAATGGTAGCAGAAGTACCAGAAGAAGTGCGTCAAAAAATCGTTGCGAAAATCCCGAAAAAACGTTTTGGTCAAGCTGATGAAATTGCAAAAGGTGTAGTATATCTATGCCGTGACGGTGCGTATATCACAGGTCAGCAATTAAACATTAACGGCGGATTATACATGTAA
- the phaR gene encoding polyhydroxyalkanoic acid synthase subunit PhaR: MIDQKFDPLQAWKNAYEQTETFWGKALNETIKTEEYSAWMGSVLDLNLFYQKALNDTTKNYLEQVNVPTREDIARVATLVINLENKVDNIEEILEEKVDSLGQAPTLKRDVTKVKQDMRTLETKVDQILELLEKQNAVLAKLQVPVKEEVKPVNKPENKK, from the coding sequence CTTATGAACAAACCGAAACATTTTGGGGAAAAGCGCTCAATGAAACAATTAAAACAGAAGAATATTCTGCTTGGATGGGCAGCGTTCTAGATTTGAATTTGTTTTATCAAAAAGCATTAAATGATACGACAAAAAATTATTTAGAACAGGTGAATGTGCCGACGAGAGAGGATATCGCTAGAGTAGCTACGCTTGTTATTAACTTAGAAAATAAAGTTGATAACATCGAGGAAATTCTAGAAGAGAAAGTGGATTCATTAGGACAAGCTCCTACATTAAAGCGTGATGTTACGAAAGTAAAACAAGATATGCGCACGTTAGAAACGAAAGTTGATCAAATTTTAGAATTGCTAGAAAAGCAAAATGCAGTACTAGCTAAACTACAAGTACCTGTAAAAGAAGAAGTAAAGCCTGTAAATAAGCCAGAAAATAAAAAATGA